Proteins from one Monodelphis domestica isolate mMonDom1 chromosome 6, mMonDom1.pri, whole genome shotgun sequence genomic window:
- the LOC100018862 gene encoding NADH dehydrogenase [ubiquinone] 1 beta subcomplex subunit 8, mitochondrial-like: MTILFIYFPPKERLLGGIRWLGAAAQQVIPLGARAASGLSKDMPPGPYPRTPEERTDAAKKYNMRVEDYEPYPDDGFRFGDSPKLPERSQHERDPWYDWDHSELRLNWGEPMHFDLDMYTRNRVDTSPTPVSWNTMCKHLLSFVGFMLFMFYLGEMYPSYQPVAPKQYPYNNLYLEHGGDPSANPESVKHYEI; this comes from the coding sequence ATGACAATTTTATTCATATACTTTCCACCAAAAGAGAGACTTTTGGGGGGAATCCGGTGGCTGGGGGCAGCGGCCCAGCAGGTTATCCCTCTGGGGGCCCGGGCAGCCTCAGGCCTCAGCAAGGACATGCCCCCGGGACCGTACCCCCGCACACCAGAGGAGCGCACTGATGCCGCCAAGAAGTACAACATGCGAGTGGAGGACTATGAGCCCTATCCAGATGACGGTTTCAGGTTTGGTGACTCTCCCAAGCTTCCCGAACGATCTCAGCATGAACGAGACCCATGGTATGACTGGGACCATTCAGAACTGAGACTGAACTGGGGTGAACCGATGCACTTTGACCTTGATATGTATACTCGGAATCGTGTGGATACATCCCCCACACCTGTCTCCTGGAACACTATgtgtaagcatttattgagctttGTCGGCTTCATGCTGTTCATGTTCTATTTAGGAGAGATGTACCCATCCTATCAGCCTGTGGCTCCAAAGCAATATCCTTATAACAACCTGTACCTAGAACACGGAGGTGATCCTTCAGCAAATCCAGAGTCTGTGAAACACTATGAAATCTAA